In the genome of Triticum urartu cultivar G1812 chromosome 5, Tu2.1, whole genome shotgun sequence, one region contains:
- the LOC125509722 gene encoding sodium/hydrogen exchanger 6-like gives MRMEAGAGAYYAAAPHQGAMPGFGGAVDEQQAAGVGILLQISMLVLSFVLGHLLRRRKFYYLPEASASLLIGMIVGGFANISNTQKSTRRWFNFREDFFLLFLLPPIIFQSGFNLAPKPFFSNFGAIITFAILGTFIASIVTGLLVYLAGLIFIIYRLPLVECMMFGALVSATDPVTVLSIFQELGTDVNLYALVFGESVLNDAVAISLYRTMASMRTSSSGQNIFLVILRFLENFVGSMSSGVGVGLISALLFKYAELGVENLHNLESCLFVLFPYFSYMLAEGLGLSGIVSILFTGIVMKRYTFYNLSEDSQRFTARFFHLLSSLAEAFIFIYMGFDIAMERQSWSHIGFIFFSIVFILVARAANVFSCAYILNLARPPNSQIPREYQLALWYSGLRGAMAFALALQSVHDLPDGHGETIFTATTSIVVLTVLLIGGSTGTMLEALQVVGDSNRYRHPYEENFEGSSEEGTPSKSKFQLKLRDLRRSTSSFALLDRNYLTPIFTSQHEDDDDDDDNDDDSSGEVLGIPRPSA, from the exons atgaggatgGAGGCGGGGGCGGGGGCGTACTACGCGGCGGCGCCGCACCAGGGCGCGATGCCGGGGTTCGGCGGGGCGGTGGACGAGCAGCAGGCGGCGGGGGTGGGGATCCTGCTCCAGATATCCATGCTGGTGCTCTCCTTCGTGCTCGGccacctcctccgccgccgcaAGTTCTACTACCTGCCCGAGGCCAGCGCATCCCTCCTCATCG GAATGATTGTTGGAGGGTTTGCTAACATATCAAACACTCAGAAAAGTACTAG GAGATGGTTCAATTTTCGGGAGGATTTCTTCCTTCTCTTTTTGCTTCCTCCAATTATATT TCAGTCAGGGTTCAACTTAGCACCA AAACCATTCTTTTCAAACTTCGGTGCCATCATAACTTTCGCAATCCTGGGAACCTTCATTGCTTCCATTGTTACGGGTCTTCTAGT CTACCTTGCTGGGTTAATATTCATCATCTATAGGTTGCCTCTGGTCGAATGTATGATGTTTGGTGCTCTTGTGTCGGCAACAGATCCTGTAACTGTTTTGTCTATATTTCAG GAACTTGGCACCGATGTGAACCTCTATGCTCTTGTTTTTGGAGAATCGGTTCTAAATGATGCT GTGGCTATATCCTTGTACAG GACCATGGCATCAATGAGGACAAGTTCTTCCGGCCAGAATATTTTCCTAGTTATCTTGAGGTTTCTTGAGAACTTTGTTGGTTCTATGTCATCAG GCGTTGGAGTTGGGCTTATTTCTGCTCTC CTCTTCAAGTATGCAGAACTTGGCGTAGAGAA CTTACATAATCTGGAGAGCTGCTTGTTTGTGCTTTTCCCTTACTTCTC GTACATGTTAGCTGAAGGCCTTGGCCTGTCTGGCATTGTTTCTATTCTCTTTACCGGGATT GTGATGAAGAGATACACATTTTATAACTTGTCAGAAGATTCTCAGCGTTTTACTGCTCGTTTTTTCCATTTGCTTTCATCACTAGCAGAAGCATTCAT ATTCATATACATGGGGTTCGATATTGCAATGGAACGTCAAAGCTGGTCTCATATTGGATTCATATTTTTCTCAATT GTTTTCATATTAGTTGCAAG GGCTGCAAATGTCTTCTCTTGTGCATACATATTGAATTTGGCACGACCACCAAATTCCCAAATACCTAGGGAATATCAGCTGGCCCTCTGGTATAGCG GACTTAGAGGAGCTATGGCTTTTGCCCTTGCTCTTCAGTCAGTTCATGATCTTCCTGACGGGCATGGGGAGACAATTTTCACCGCTACGACATCTATTGTTGTTCTAACT GTACTTCTGATCGGAGGTTCAACTGGAACAATGCTCGAAGCCCTACAAGTAGTCGGGGATAGTAACCGTTATCGGCACCCGTACGAG GAGAATTTTGagggaagcagtgaggaagggaCACCTAGTAAGAGCAAATTCCAATTGAAACTCAGAGATCTCCGGAGAAG CACTTCCTCTTTTGCTTTATTGGACAGGAATTATCTCACTCCCATTTTTACCTCTCAACACGaggacgatgatgatgatgacgacaacGACGATGATTCTT CAGGTGAAGTGTTGGGGATACCCAGGCCCAGCGCCTAG